The genomic segment ttcatatttaaagacAATAAACTTCTCTTTTATAAATATTTGTACTGTATCACACCAGTTATTATTGATCAAAATGTTACATGTATAGTAAATTTATAGACAAAATATTCAAGATTtataattcaaaaacaaaatatatataaataaaatgtaatctaGTTCAGCTCAGGCAGCGACCGCTTCAGCCAAACCCAGATTCCCGGGGGATTAAATCTGCTGAGTtcagatttctgtgtgtgtgtgtgtgatgtttccaCATTCTGTGAAACTGAACACTTTTATTCTGTGATTATTAACGTAAACTTAATCTCCTCATCACGTCCGCTCATGTTTGTCTCTGCTCTTGTGTTGCAGCTGCTCGCCGTGTGTTTGTTGTCCGAGGGacagaaactttatttacactggAGTCACAAggtaaaaagtcaaataaatgactctttttattctctgtcgggggggaaaaaaaagcacaaaagagAAGTAGAAACACATGTGATTCCATGTGATTCTCACAGAAAGGAGACTCAAACTCCTGAGTTAAAATAGTAAAGTTTCCATTTAAAACACTTATGTTGGTTAAAAAACGATGAGGTCATGAGGTAAACGTGCTGAAATTTAACCTGAAACGTGAATAAAAATAGAGTCATTAACAAACACTGAATAACTGACGAGGATATTAACAAAACAGGTAAAGGAATAATCTGTAAAAATCGACTTGCCTTAATACACCACTGGATTATTGTCTTAGTGAAAGCTGAAGAATTAGAATTTGGTTTGGTCTTTTATCAAACTGATGGTCGTGAACAGACGCTGagtctccggcttcctgcaacagcgagtgaaattaccgtaataaccacacgttggctttaatgtgcaacttctcagatTTCAGAAAccgttttgattttttttccaatagcacaaatcGTCACGTAATTACGGTAAAGTACACTTGCGTGAACGTGTCATGTgcgatacactcggtgttaaagggttaatttctcattctgtgtctgtgtttatttttcttctgtttcgtTGTATTAAATTCCATTTATCTGTAAATGGATGACTGTCATTTCCTTGTCAGGTGATGATGGCTGTGACCCTGATCTTCTCTGTCGGAGCCGTCATTGTCCTGTCCAGCATGTGGGGAGATGAGTGGAGGACGACTCTGCTGTCCTTCCAGGTGAGactctgtcctctcctcctcctcgactGTCCTCACTTCTCTGTGGTTTTTATTCCACGTCATCTAACATCAGTCACTCTGTGGATTCGGATTTTTTTATCTTGATACGGAATGACTTATAATTcgcaataaatacaaatatttgtttttgtctcccgAACAGGTAACGGCACCTTACCTACATGTGGGCGGAGTCTTGTTGATGACGGTGCTGGCCTGGCCAATCGCGATGCATTTCTTCCGCATCAACCGCAGAGGTCAGCCGCACACGTTTGTcacgtttttatttatttatttatttatttatttatttcaccttAAAGTTGTTGATATTTGGGGCAAATCAGGAGTTTCTGTTTgagttttttaaattaaaagtttcACATCAAGTTTTCTGAAATGAAACCTGACCAATCAATAAAAAAGACATAcaatttgttatgttttttttggaagcatTGTActttgcttcattttaaataatgaatacattcaCGCATTGGAAACTTTGACAGTGAATGATGATCAGGACAGGTAAAGTaacgttaattaaggtccctgagcaagaaagttaaagcatttgtgacctttgacccatgttgactgacacATAATGTGTTTacttgtcagcactttaatttgtgtgAAATGTAATATATCTGCTTTAATGGGAGGCCAAGACTGAGTAGTTCCCGTGATATTGTGCCCcataatatttaaatttcaatttaaattgaCATTGACGGTGGTAATAAGTGTCTTTTATGTGATTCAGTGCTGCGCGGCGCGATCATGGTCGTGTACGTCATCATCCTGTCTCGTCTCTACATGCTTCCCATGGGTTTTTATTCTCCTTGTATCAAAGACAAGTCGACTCTGGGCCGAGCGCCGGCTCTCATCGGCCACAGAGGAGCTCCCATGGTGAGCAGCTGCTGAAACATGCTTCACTGtacgcttttattttgtagctttTTATTGATGTATCAGAAGTCAGTGAGTCAGCATATTTTCGTTGCTTTAACTGGAACAAGTAAAACGTCTTGTAATAATATGACAACATTGACTCTTATGAAATGTGAGTGAAAAGGGCCTGAACACAGAAGAGATCTAAAAACCAGACTTTGTATCTGGAGAGAACATGTGCAGGAGCTgtggtcacttcctgtttggatCTGACTgctataaacacacaatgtcACACAATGAGTGAAGAGAGAAacatgctgctgttactgctgcttattctgctgctgttactgttgattattctgctgctgctattactgttgttgctattgctgctgctattactgttactattattactgttactgctgctgctattactgttactattattactgctgctgctattactgttgttgctattactgctgctattactgttactattactgtTCTTACTgtagttactgctgctgctattactgttactattattactgttactgctttTACTGTTGATTAttctgctgctattactgttgttgctattactgttattactgttgttactgctgctattactgtaactattactattattactgctgctgctattactgttgctattactgctgctgttactgttcttactgctgctattactgttactattattactgttactgctgctattactgttactattattactgttactgctgctgctattactgttactattattactgctgctgctattactgttactgctgctattactgttaatgctgctgctattactgttactattactgttgctattattactgctgctgcttttactgttgATTATTCTGCTGCAGCTATTACTGTTGttgctattactgttattaatgttgttactgctgctattactgttactactgctgctgctattactgttgttgctattactgttactattactgttcttactgttactgctgctattactgttcctattactgctgctattactattactgctgctgctattactgctgctgttactgttcttactgttgttactgctgctattactgttactattactgctgctgctattactattactgttattactgttactgctgctgctactgttactattattactgttactgctgctgctattactgttactattattactgttgttactgctgctattactgttactattattactgctgctgctattactgttactattattactgctgctgctattactgttactattactgctgctattactgttaatgctgctgctattactgttactattactgttgctattattactgctgctgcttttactgttgATTATTCTGCTGCAACTATTACTGttgctattactgttattaatgttgttactgctgctattactgttactattactactgctgctgctattactgttactattactgttcttactgttactgctgctattactgttcctattactattactgctgctgctattactgttgttgctattactgctgctgttactgttcttactgttgttactgctgctattactgttactattactgctgctgctattactattactgttattactgttactgctgctgctattactattactattattactgttactgctgctgctattactgttactattattactgttactgctgctgctattactgttactattattactgctgctgctattactgttactattgctgctgctattactgttaatgctgctgctattactgttactattactgttgctattattactgctgctgcttttactgttgATTATTCTGCTGCAGCTATTACTGTTGttgctattactgttattaatgttgttactgctgctattactgttactattactactgctgctgctattactgttgttgctattactgttactgctgctattactgctgctattactgttactgctgctgctattactgttgttactattactgttatgactgttactattactgctgctgctattactgttattactgttgctattactgctgctgctattactgttactgctattactgttgttgctattactgttactattattactgttgttactgctgctgctattactgttactattatttctgttactgctgctgctattactgttactattattactgttactgctgctattactgttactattattactgttactgctgctgctattactgttactattattactgttactgctgttactattactgttactgctgttgctattactgttactattattactgttactgctgttgctattactgttactattactgtTGCTATTACTGTTCCTATTactgttattgctgctgctattactgttgttgctattactgctgctgttactgttcttactgttactgctgctattactgttactattactgctgctgctattactattactgttattactgttactgctgctgctattactgttactattattactgttgtcactgctgctgctattactgttactattattactgctgctgctattactgttactattactgctgctattactgttaatgctgctgctattactgttactattactgttgctattattactgctgctgcttttactgttgATTATTCTGCTGCAGCTATTACTGttgctattactgttattaatgttgttactgctgctattactgttactactgctgctgctattactgttgttgctattactgttactattactgttcttactgttactgctgctattactgttcctattactgctgctattactattactgttactgctgctgctattactgttgttactattactgttattactgttactattactgctgctgctattactgttattactgttgctattactgctgctgctattactgttactgctattactgttgttgctattactgttgttgctattactgttattactgctgctgctattactgttactattattactgttgttactgctgctgctattactgttactattatttctgttactgctgctgctattactgttactattattagtgttactgctgctattactgttactattattactgttactgctgctgctattactgttactattattactgttactgctattactgttactattactgctgctgctattactgttactattattactgttactgctgttgctattactgttactattattactgttactgctgttgctattactgttactattattactgttactgctattactgttattaatgttgttactgctgctattactgttactactgctgctgctattactgttgctattactgttactactgctgctgctattactgttgttgctattactgttactattactgctgctgctattactgctgctgctattactgttgctattactgctgctgctattactgttactgctattactgttgttgctattactgttgctgctattactgttactattattactgttgttactgctgctgctattactgttactattatttctgttactgctgcggctattactgttactactgcttttactgttactattattactgttactgctgctgctattactgttactattactgttactgctgctgcttttactgttgattattctgctgctgctattagttactgctgctgctattactactGTTGTTGCTATTCCTGCTGttactattactgctgctgctattactgttgttgctgctgctattactgttgttgctgctgctgctgctgctattactgttgtttctgctgctgctattactgtttttactattactgttattactattactgctgctgctattactgttactattactgttgttactgctgctgctattactgttgctactgttactgctgctattactgttactattactgatgttactgctgctgctattactgttacttttactgatgttactgctgctgctattactgttactattactgttgttactgctgctgcttttactgttgataattgctgctgctattagttactgctgctgctattactactGTTGttactattactgctgctgctgttgttgctattACTActggtactgctgctgctattactgttgttactaatactgttattACTGGTACTgttgctgctattactgttgctgctattactgttactgctgctattactgatgttactgctattactgttacttttactgttactgctgctgcttttactgttgattattctgctgctgctattagttactgctgctgctattactactGTTGTTGCTATTCCTGCTGttactattactgctgctgctattactgttgttgctattactactgttactgctgctattactgttgttactaatactgttattactgttgttacttctgctgctattactgtcattactgttactgctattactattactgctgctgctattactgttgttgctgctgctattactgttgattattctgctgctattactgttgttgctattactgttactattactgttgttactgctgctgctattactgttgctactgttactgctgctatgACTGTTACTAttactgatgttactgctgctgctattactgttacttttactgatgttactgctgctgctattactgttactattactgttgttactgctgctgcttttactgttgattattctgctgctgctattagttactgctgctgctattactactGTTGttactattactgctgctgctattactgttgttgctattactactgttactgctgctgctattactgttactgctattactgttactgctgctattactgatgctactgctattactgttacttttactgttactgctgctgcttttactgttgattattctgctgctgctattagttactgctgctgctattactactGTTGTTGCTATTcctgctattactgttactgctgctgctattactgttgttgctgctgctgctgctattactgttgtttctgctgctgctattactgtttttactattactgttattactattactgctgctgctattactgttactattactgttgttactgctgctgctattactgttgctactgttactgctgctattactgttactattactgatgttactgctgctgctattactgttacttttactgatgttactgctgctgctattactgttactattactgttgttactgctgctgcttttactgttgataattgctgctgctattagttactgctgctgctattactactGTTGttactattactgctgctgctgttgttgctattactactgttactgctgctgctattactgttgttactaatactgttttactggtactgctgctgctattactgttgctgctattactgttactattactgatgttactgctattactgttacttttactgttactgctgctgcttttactgttgattattctgctgctgctattagttactgctgctgctattactactGTTGTTGCTATTCCTGCTGttactattactgctgctgctattactgttgttgctattactactgttactgctgctattactgttgttactaatactgttattactgttgttacttctgctgctattactgtcattactgttactgctattactattactgctgctgctattactgttgttgctgctgctattactgttgattattctgctgctattactgttgttgctattactattactgttgttactgctgctgctattactgttgctactgttactgctgctatgACTGTTACTAttactgatgttactgctgctgctattactgttacttttactgatgttactgctgctgctattactgttactattactgttgttactgctgctgcttttactgttgattattctgctgctgctattagttactgctgctgctattactactGTTGttactattactgctgctgctattactgttgttgctattactactgttactgctgctgctattactgttactgctattactgttactgctgctattactgatgctactgctattactgttacttttactgttactgctgctgcttttactgttgattattctgctgctgctattagttactgctgctgctattactactGTTGTTGCTATTCCTGCTGttactattactgctgctgctattactgttgctattactactgttactgctgctgctattactgttgttactaatactgttattactgttgttactgctgctattactatcattactgttactgctattactgctgctgctattactgttgttgctgctgctattactgttgattattctgctgctattactgttgttgctgttactgctgcttattcTACGACAGCTACAGCTGATGCTGCTGGATGTGAAATCACTGAGGCTCTGTTGTGTATTTGCAGCTCGCTCCAGAAAACACACTGATGTCGTTTGAGAAGGCGGTGGGGACAGGAAGTGACGGTCTGGAGACGGACGTCACCGTGAGGTCAGTCTGTGACGACCAGTCAAtatttatactgtgtgtgtgtgtgtgtgtgtgtgtgtgtgtgtaacgttCACATGTGTTCATCAACAGTGACGTCTTTAAGCAGACTCTTCAGATGGATAGTTTAAGGCTGCAAAGATGAATCCATTACTACGTCGATCATAGactaattgtttaaaaaaagataaagtaaaaaagtattaactgtgaatattttctggtttcttagcttcaatagaaaagcaaaaatatgataaaatacTGATGCACAATAAGGAAGAAAATGAGActataatattacaataaagtgtaaaaatgatataaaaaaaagagtcgaTGTCGGTCTCTTCTGTTGTGTCGTCATGGTTACAGTTACGATGGCGTTCCCTTCCTGATGCACGACGACACGCTGCAGCGCACCACCGACGTCCACCGGGTTTTCCCGAACATGAGCGACCTCCCGGCTGCCGTGTTCACGTGGGCGGAGCTTGAGCGTCTGAATGCCGGAGCCTGGTTCCTCAAAGTGAGTCACTTCAGCTCacagttaaagggatagtttactgttttatttattcaagtgTTACTGACACAACATCAACACGAGACACTGAAATTGGCGAGATTAAGCTGTAAACATACTCTTCCTAAGATATCATGGACTTAAagggatgaagtcatggctgagctttttttattatgtggctaaaatcagtttttaccTTTTGATTTCCTGCTCGCAGCACTTTTGAATATCTCTTCCACACACAGTATGAGGGGgttagtgttttatttagttttattttgcatttgtctGCTTGGTCACATACAAATAAGCAGTAAACTCAAAACGCTGAGTTATAAATAACTGTAGACTCACTGGTTACTGCCACGTTAGGTCACAGTATTAATGAGTTATTGATGTTCTTCGCCCTCCAGCACAGTCCGTTCGGTTCGGCCGGCTCTCTGGGCGCAGACGAGCGTCAGCGGGCGGGAAACCAGTCCGTGTGCAGCCTGCAGGCGTTCCTCCAGCTGGCGGCTCGGACCGAGCGACTGGTGATCTTTGACCTGTACCGCCCGCCTGCCGGTCACCCGTACAGACACACGTGGGTCCAGCGCACGCTGGAGGTCATCAATGGCTCGTCCATCCCATCGTCACAGGTGAGATGCGACACTGATGTCTTCTATAAACTGGCAGTGATGCGTCTCAGCAGAGAATTGTCcttaaatcatgttttcactgagctggAAGTGATCTTCAATTTAGACTCACCAGTTACTTTATAGAGCTTCAGTAACTGATGTCACACAAACGCATTACGCAACAGTTGGAATCAAATCGacaccattttggcaggaagttgAGCTGAAATCCACAGACGTGtatataacatttaacattttaaagtctACCCCACACTAGTCTTGATGTTACCAATTCTTAATGTTTAAATCCTGGGAAAGCACAGACGAGGCGGTCCAGTCaagacacaggaccacacacttggtgtttAATCAAACCGTTTCAGGGATTTGGGGAAACTCCCGCAGAAACTCTGGGATTTAATGTGACTTTAGAATGTAAACAGACGTGGAGGTTTACTCGCCGTTATCAGTTtatggcttgtgtgtgtgtgagtgtgtgtgtgtgtgtgtgtgtgtgtgtgtgtgtgtgtgtgtgtggttttatgctgagaaacgcaaaaaaaactggatgaagtcatggctgagcaTCAACTTGTCTTTACAAGTCACGGttctaaacaaaaacatccgCTTCCCGCTCAACTCTTATCAActcttattgtaagtcgctttggataaaagcgtctgctaaatgacatgtaatgtaatgtaactcgctctcattggttattcaTACAAATCACTTTCActcataaatatcaaacatgtttaatacttatgATTTGAAATGGGGACGAAtctgatgttaaaatcacgtCTGTTAATTCCTCACACTGCAGGATCATTTGGCCAGATTCAAATCAGGGTTTAAGATTTTACCAAAGATCCTGAGAGAGGACAGACGTGCGTCACTGACGGAAGACGCACAATGTAAAATATGATTAGCTTCAGTTTTGAGTctgattgttgtgttttgtgatgttaGACAtattctactgtgtgtgtgtgtgtgtgagtgaatcttTTAGTTTCACATGCGTAAAGTTAAAGTCTTGGTTCTCTTCTCTGTGCAGGTTCTGTGGCTGCCGTCAGATTTCAGAGCTcaggtgcaggaaatggatccCGATCTGCAGCAGACGTCGGGAAGACGGCTCCCcctggaggagctgcagagtAACAACATCGTCAGAATGAACCTGCACTACACGTCGCTGTCCGCTGAGCTCgtcaagtgtgtgtttttgtttgttttgtaaatgaagCTCTGCTTAAAAATTCCCTAACACTTGACACTCGTCTTC from the Solea solea chromosome 4, fSolSol10.1, whole genome shotgun sequence genome contains:
- the LOC131458871 gene encoding glycerophosphodiester phosphodiesterase domain-containing protein 5-like isoform X2 → MVLLVVTAVCFSYVSVLTLLAVCLLSEGQKLYLHWSHKVMMAVTLIFSVGAVIVLSSMWGDEWRTTLLSFQVTAPYLHVGGVLLMTVLAWPIAMHFFRINRRVLRGAIMVVYVIILSRLYMLPMGFYSPCIKDKSTLGRAPALIGHRGAPMLAPENTLMSFEKAVGTGSDGLETDVTVSYDGVPFLMHDDTLQRTTDVHRVFPNMSDLPAAVFTWAELERLNAGAWFLKHSPFGSAGSLGADERQRAGNQSVCSLQAFLQLAARTERLVIFDLYRPPAGHPYRHTWVQRTLEVINGSSIPSSQVLWLPSDFRAQVQEMDPDLQQTSGRRLPLEELQSNNIVRMNLHYTSLSAELVKDYAAANISTNLYVISQPWLYSLAWCSGVHSVTTNAPQLLSTMNAPLFLMSPEEYKLMWSLTDVFSLLLIIVIFIFHCWRERGHTSYTANRTTPESCMYSKFRTETGDIWSITSTSSLPEKTLNLATPQKSDICV
- the LOC131458871 gene encoding glycerophosphodiester phosphodiesterase domain-containing protein 5-like isoform X1 translates to MSQLLSGGLRGLRAYVLRRHEHRLLVSCLSGLYGCRWRRNVGSVTRPGDCCCNKLEGASFAVLVTSFCFTLVFLYFWGQAKNDYNDFDWFNFESLGFWFPWSMVLLVVTAVCFSYVSVLTLLAVCLLSEGQKLYLHWSHKVMMAVTLIFSVGAVIVLSSMWGDEWRTTLLSFQVTAPYLHVGGVLLMTVLAWPIAMHFFRINRRVLRGAIMVVYVIILSRLYMLPMGFYSPCIKDKSTLGRAPALIGHRGAPMLAPENTLMSFEKAVGTGSDGLETDVTVSYDGVPFLMHDDTLQRTTDVHRVFPNMSDLPAAVFTWAELERLNAGAWFLKHSPFGSAGSLGADERQRAGNQSVCSLQAFLQLAARTERLVIFDLYRPPAGHPYRHTWVQRTLEVINGSSIPSSQVLWLPSDFRAQVQEMDPDLQQTSGRRLPLEELQSNNIVRMNLHYTSLSAELVKDYAAANISTNLYVISQPWLYSLAWCSGVHSVTTNAPQLLSTMNAPLFLMSPEEYKLMWSLTDVFSLLLIIVIFIFHCWRERGHTSYTANRTTPESCMYSKFRTETGDIWSITSTSSLPEKTLNLATPQKSDICV